A single genomic interval of Arctopsyche grandis isolate Sample6627 chromosome 8, ASM5162203v2, whole genome shotgun sequence harbors:
- the LOC143915564 gene encoding nucleolar protein 11 has translation MAVLRSYYWLCALPGDVGGVGGSSPGSLGAAAEPKGGLLTLGPHLLARYTFSDQKQVGGWASRDLITAPAVFDRSEKSYICVFNEYSIKIWKSTVENLDKVKKIKFNQPVVKLISDVDNSTVLVFKDGSCASLSYAKLAKKNLEAVSILEKDEVITSAEIYKATDEKFVCYLTKTCGQYCIIACQLNTDIHTVMPETARRIYAKRPDLPNAKVIGITISAKADVPQVHIMWSDGRLFAIDLVKGESNLVGHVPYVNNDVEVSLVWIGDNHIAMYGADLAQEGAVLIVFNVLFGVVTYRYPLKLYCAGARVWCLPDNLILESNQHLAVVPYVLSSHRNVLSLIGSSRKDKELDIISNVDWGKGKILWNLKEQWNSFAKKGVSERDTCMELFPPLMKNDNIKGIKKALNEFTDIPENLIVDLLLYTMTKFHIKYENSSEELIEIFSKNSDFRDLINSILDISFVLDSMIPYLRNNFSIEYTIMLLIYLNYLLCDQTEDTNFTLKYEEKLLLWSSCLIDSHFQEILLSNDDKCLKVLETLESTVEELINEVGSVESVLPALNSLNSTGLDTNINIDGMLYYIEEIKLY, from the exons TTCTCGGATCAAAAGCAAGTTGGTGGATGGGCTTCTAGAGATCTGATCACCGCCCCAGCCGTATTTGACAGAAGTGAAAAatcgtacatatgtgtattcaaCGAATACTCAatcaaaatatggaaaagtactGTGGAAAATTTGGACAAAGTCAAAAAGATAAag TTCAATCAACCTGTGGTAAAATTAATAAGTGATGTAGACAACAGTACAGTGCTCGTCTTTAAGGATGGAAGCTGTGCTTCACTTTCTTATGCGAAGTTGgccaaaaaaaatcttgaagcGGTGTCAATTTTGGAAAAAGATGAAGTGATCACGAGTGCTGAAATTTATAAAGCAACCGATGAAAAATTCGTTTGCTATTTGACTAAAACGTGCGGACAGTATTGTATAATTGCATGTCAGCTCAATACTGATATACATACTGTGATGCCCGAAACGGCTAGACGAATTTATGCCAAGCGACCAGACTTGCCCAATGCAAAAGTTATCGGAATCACAATATCAGCCAAGGCTGATGTTCCACAGGTTCATATAATGT gGTCTGATGGAAGATTATTTGCTATTGATCTTGTCAAGGGGGAATCTAATCTTGTTGGTCATGTTCCATATGTGAACAATGACGTTGAGGTTAGTCTCGTGTGGATCGGCGATAATCATATAGCCATGTATGGGGCTGACTTAGCACAAGAAGGAGCTGTCCTCATAGTGTTTAATGTACTCTTCGGTGTTGTAACTTACAGATATCCCCTTAAATTATACTGTGCTGGGGCTCGAGTGTGGTGTTTACCTGATAATTTAATACTGGAATCAAATCAGCATTTGGCGGTTGTACCATATGTATTATCATCGCATAGAAATGTATTGTCATTGATTGGATCCAGTAGAAAGGATAAAGAGTTGGACATCATATCTAACGTTGATTGGGGAAAAGGAAAGATTTTATGGAATCTGAAAGAGCAGTGGAATAGTTTTGCGAAAAAGGGTGTATCTGAAAGAGATACGTGCATGGAATTATTTCCGCCATTGatgaaaaatgataatattaaaggaattaaaaaagcACTAAACGAATTTACAGACATACCTGAAAATCTAATCGTCGATTTATTACTATACACCAtgacaaaatttcatataaaatatgaaaactcgTCTGAagaattgattgaaattttcagCAAGAATTCAGATTTTAGAGATTTAATTAACTCGATACTAGATATATCAttcgtgctggatagtatgataCCTTACTTGCGAAATAATTTTAGTATTGAATATACTATTATGCTTTTGATTTATCTTAATTACTTGCTTTGTGATCAAACTGAAGACACAAACTTTACTTTAAAGTATGAAGAAAAGCTTTTATTGTGGAGTTCTTGTTTAATAGATTCACACTTTCAAGAAATTTTACTCTCTAATGACGATAAATGCTTAAAAGTTCTTGAAACACTCGAATCTACTGTGGAAGAACTTATCAACGAAGTAGGCAGCGTAGAAAGTGTGTTGCCTGCTCTAAATTCATTGAATTCCACGGGTTTAGAtaccaatataaatattgatggTATGTTGTATTACATAGAggaaattaaattgtattaa
- the LOC143915565 gene encoding RNA-binding region-containing protein 3-like: MSNTLLIRHLCGDLETSEREDFLKYFGAHKVWFINPRSHTAFASFESREAADRALRRLHQLEVLGKRLTVEFANDKNVPQSNSNKLTDEKYSNLNHIKEFIDKINSTNSSFEFTQPPPPNISYKYPTATSHILFNIMYSLAQNTPFYTQTLHLMNKMGLNPPFTMVSENVKNYIHSCICDIGIDLPKNQPNTEKISSQLSSEESEMSCEDDHKAVNDIPLILPLKRRSNLKKINKKIKLKNMLSIMTRKNGEGRKIVVSEVFDEAVLPKINKIEIKVNSALEESNLTSDVCEVVGTIGKMDVVEKSEEEPIKADENTLDPKYVISTKELLSNKIPAKDMNSLPVFKNYNPGTPSMRLYIKNLSKDVTSKDIEGIYQRYICSDSIQEKNSFDVRVMQEGRMKGQAFVTLPSTEASEKALNETNGFILKNKPMVVQYARTANK; the protein is encoded by the coding sequence ATGTCAAATACTCTTTTAATCAGGCATCTGTGCGGCGATTTAGAGACATCTGAAAGAGAAGACTTTCTCAAATACTTTGGGGCCCATAAAGTATGGTTCATAAACCCACGAAGCCACACAGCCTTTGCGTCTTTCGAGTCGAGGGAAGCAGCGGATCGTGCATTGCGTAGATTACATCAATTAGAAGTGCTTGGAAAACGATTAACCGTAGAGTTCGCCAACGATAAAAATGTTCCACAgtcgaattcaaataaattaaccgatgaaaaatattcaaatttgaacCACATAAAAGAATTTATAGACAAAATCAACAGTACAAACAGTTCTTTTGAATTTACACAACCTCCACCTCCAAATATATCTTACAAATATCCTACGGCGACTTcacatatattattcaatataatgtATTCACTGGCACAGAATACTCCTTTTTATACGCAAACCCTCCATTTGATGAACAAAATGGGTTTGAACCCACCGTTTACCATGGTCAGtgaaaatgtcaaaaattacatacatagttgtataTGCGATATCGGTATAGATTTGCCGAAGAATCAACCGAATACTGAAAAAATATCATCTCAATTGTCTTCTGAAGAATCTGAAATGTCTTGTGAGGATGATCACAAAGCAGTGAATGATATACCATTAATTTTACCTTTAAAAAGAAGATCCAATCTAAaaaagattaataaaaaaataaaattgaaaaatatgctGTCAATAATGACTCGCAAAAATGGAGAAGGTAGGAAAATTGTGGTTAGTGAAGTTTTTGATGAAGCCGTGTtgcctaaaataaataaaattgaaatcaagGTCAATTCAGCATTGGAAGAATCTAACTTAACATCAGATGTGTGTGAAGTAGTTGGTACTATAGGTAAAATGGATGTTGTAGAAAAGTCCGAAGAAGAGCCAATTAAAGCCGATGAAAACACTTTGGATCCAAAGTATGTGATATCGACAAAGGAACTTCTTAGTAATAAAATACCTGCAAAAGACATGAACTCACTTCcggttttcaaaaattataatcctGGAACTCCTTCAATGAGACtgtatatcaaaaatttatctaaAGACGTTACTTCGAAAGATATTGAAGGTATTTACCAACGTTACATATGTTCCGACAGTATCCAAGAGAAAAATTCATTCGACGTGAGAGTCATGCAAGAAGGACGAATGAAAGGGCAAGCCTTTGTTACCTTACCTAGCACTGAAGCATCAGAAAAAGCATTGAATGAAACCAATggctttatattgaaaaataaacctATGGTAGTACAATATGCAAGAACtgctaataaataa
- the LOC143915248 gene encoding uncharacterized protein LOC143915248 codes for MPVEDELLSTRLGRLEIGVGGRAPSPGGPRDENPFRGGRRRPRSRASRPTRNTVTFKGKCTAIDRQTLTHIVAPPDPSDPNKPKSIKPRVHDAKVDLKLSSVHRDFHSLVSDCNRLKISDETVRNVNVKADHNPFCEDSWEKSRSAPSCSQQALNPPCDVTIDELASYFETFVHIPKKMTTMAEMMYT; via the coding sequence ATGCCCGTTGAGGACGAATTGCTGTCCACTCGTCTGGGCCGACTCGAGATAGGCGTCGGAGGGCGCGCGCCCTCTCCAGGTGGCCCCCGAGACGAGAACCCCTTTCGAGGAGGGCGACGGCGCCCCCGGAGCCGCGCCAGTCGCCCCACTCGCAACACAGTCACCTTCAAGGGCAAGTGCACGGCCATCGACAGGCAGACATTAACCCACATTGTAGCGCCTCCCGATCCTTCAGATCCCAACAAACCCAAATCCATTAAACCCAGAGTGCACGATGCCAAGGTAGATCTGAAGCTGTCATCCGTCCATCGAGACTTTCACTCGCTCGTCTCAGATTGTAATCGTTTAAAGATTTCCGACGAGACCGTTCGCAATGTCAATGTCAAGGCCGACCACAATCCGTTCTGCGAGGACAGTTGGGAGAAGTCCAGGAGTGCACCGTCGTGCTCCCAACAGGCACTCAATCCTCCGTGCGATGTCACGATAGACGAGCTGGCGAGCTACTTTGAAACGTTTGTCCATATTCCTAAGAAGATGACCACCATGGCCGAAATGATGTATACGTAA
- the LOC143915842 gene encoding lipase 3-like, with protein MHRIPNGKIPTKGNKIPVLVMHGLMSSSADWVVNGPGKALGYILADEGYDVWIGNARGNYYSRKHVSMNPDTDSKFWKFSWNEIGYYDLPAMIEHILKTTGQSKLHYIGHSQGTTSFFVMASEHPEMNEKILSMQAMGPAVHMIHAKSSVIKLAPYADRLETLLSVLGIHEFLPNTNLTTTLGDLYCTEESKLLPVCTNILFILCGYSPDQLNVTMLPVYFGHTPAGSSVRQPVHYAQEHISGKFRKYDHGSVANLIIYGSAEPPNYNLTEVTAPVALHYSDNDLLVDTIDVDQLYTDLPNPMGKFKVSLASFSHLDFIWGIDVKALVYDQTLSLMRSATTTHVLKSRKHVAVINAWHTPAFSNERRPDADPINHTCTEHAPRK; from the exons ATGCATAGGATTCCGAATGGAAAGATTCCTACAAAAGGAAACAAAATTCCTGTTCTTGTCATGCACGGACTTATGAGCTCGTCCGCTGATTGGGTAGTGAATGGACCTGGAAAGGCATtag GATATATCCTTGCTGATGAAGGATACGACGTATGGATAGGCAACGCACGTGGAAATTACTACTCAAGAAAACACGTTTCAATGAATCCAGATACAGATTCCAAATTCTGGAAGTTCAGTTGGAACGAAATAGGATACTATGATCTACCAGCTATGATAGAACATATCTTGAAAACAACCGGTCAAAGCAAATTGCACTACATTGGTCACTCCCAAGGAACCACTTCTTTCTTTGTAATGGCCTCGGAACACCCCGAAATGAACGAAAAGATTTTATCCATGCAGGCTATGGGTCCTGCTGTTCACATGATTCATGCTAAGAGCAGTGTGATAAAATTAGCACCTTATGCTGACAGACTTGAG acACTCTTATCGGTGTTGGGTATACATGAATTTTTGCCAAACACCAATTTAACAACAACTTTGGGAGATTTATACTGTACGGAAGAATCTAAGCTTTTACCTGTATGCACTAACATCTTATTTATCCTTTGTGGATATAGCCCAGATCAACTCAATGtg acaATGTTGCCAGTTTACTTTGGTCACACACCGGCTGGTAGTTCTGTCCGACAGCCCGTACATTACGCTCAAGAACACATTTCAGGCAAGTTCAGAAAATATGACCACGGCAGTGTCGCGAATTTGATCATTTATGGATCAGCTGAACCACCAAATTACAACCTGACGGAAGTAACGGCTCCTGTAGCTTTACACTACAGCGACAACGATTTGTTAGTTGATACCATAGATGTAGACCAATTGTATACTGATCTTCCCAACCCAATGGGTAAATTCAAAGTATCCCTGGCCTCATTCAGTCATCTAGATTTCATCTGGGGTATCGATGTAAAGGCCCTTGTATATGATCAAACATTAAGCCTGATGAGAAGt gcaaccaCGACACATGTTCTGAAAAGTCGTAAACACGTGGCAGTCATTAACGCGTGGCATACGCccgcattctcaaacgaacgacgtcctgaCGCTGACCctataaaccacacgtgtaccgagcacgcgcctcgaaaatag
- the LOC143915068 gene encoding lipase 3-like, whose product MYKYTVGNDISYVLSSKMVNMLKYMIFLAAFAAVSASPNGKNYLLSLSKEELSNISPTILEDAILDTDQLVEKYGYPSENHEVETEDGYLITMHRIPNGKIPTTGNKIPVLVMHGLTSSSADWVVNGPEQALAYILADEGYDVWMGNARGNYYSRKHVSMNPDTDSKFWKFSWNEIGYYDLPAMIAYILENTGHSKLHYIGHSQGTTSFFVMAAERPEINEKILSMQAMGPATYMTHAETPLLKYLGPYADRLETILSVLGINELLPNSNLTTNVGQLFCSEESKYLNVCTSVLFVFGGYSPDQLNVTMLPVYLGHTPAGCATRQPVHYAQVHMSGKFRKYDHGSVLNLIIYGSAEPPNYDLSKITCPVALHYTDNDLFVANQDVDQLYSELGNPLGKFKVPLTTFSHLDFIWGIDANTLVYDKTIRLMRSLE is encoded by the exons atgtataaatacactgTTGGAAATGACATAAGTTATGTATTATCCAGCAAAATGGTCAACATgttaaaatatatgatttttctCGCTGCTTTTGCAGCAGTATCAGCATCACCAAatggaaaaaattatttattatctcTTTCAAAAGAAGAGCTTAGTAATATTTCCCCAACGATTCTCGAAGATGCCATTTTGGACACT GATCAATTAGTTGAAAAATATGGCTATCCCTCTGAAAATCATGAAGTAGAAACTGAAGATGGTTACCTAATAACGATGCATAGAATTCCTAATGGAAAGATTCCTACAACAGGTAATAAAATTCCCGTCCTTGTCATGCATGGACTTACAAGTTCATCGGCTGATTGGGTAGTGAACGGTCCTGAACAAGCATTag CATATATCCTTGCTGACGAAGGCTATGATGTATGGATGGGTAACGCACGTGGAAATTATTATTCAAGGAAACACGTCTCAATGAATCCCGATACAGATTCCAAATTCTGGAAATTTAGTTGGAATGAAATAGGATATTACGATTTGCCAGCGATGATTGCTTATATCTTGGAAAATACTGGCCACAGCAAACTGCACTACATTGGACACTCCCAAGGAACCACTTCATTTTTTGTAATGGCTGCGGAACGACcggaaattaatgaaaaaattttaTCTATGCAGGCTATGGGTCCTGCCACATACATGACCCACGCTGAGACTCCTTTGCTGAAATATTTGGGACCTTATGCTGACAGACTCGAG ACAATTTTATCAGTACTCGGAATAAATGAACTTTTGCCAAACAGCAATTTAACAACAAATGTGGGACAATTATTCTGTTCAGAAGAatccaaatatttgaatgtttgcaccagtgttttgtttgtttttggtGGATACAGTCCAGATCAACTCAATGTG ACCATGTTGCCTGTGTACTTGGGTCATACACCAGCCGGATGTGCTACCAGACAGCCAGTACATTACGCCCAAGTACACATGTCAGGCAAATTCAGGAAATACGACCATGGAAGtgttttgaatttgattatttatgGTTCTGCTGAGCCACCAAATTATGATCTATCAAAAATTACTTGTCCTGTGGCATTACACTACACAGATAACGACTTGTTTGTCGCTAACCAAGATGTTGATCAATTGTATAGTGAACTTGGCAACCCATTGGGTAAATTCAAAGTACCCTTGACAACATTCAGTCATTTGGATTTCATCTGGGGCATTGATGCAAACACTCTTGTGTATGACAAAACAATAAGATTAATGAGAAGCTTAGAataa
- the LOC143915069 gene encoding lipase 3-like isoform X2, with the protein MHGVFCSSAVWILNGPEKSLGYILAEQGFDVWLGNARGNFYSRKHTTLNPDEPKFWKFSWHEIGYYDLPAMIDYILKNTGFSQLHFVGHSQGSTSFFVMGSERPEYNDKIILMQALGPAAYMSHLKSPIVKYYAPFASTIDIIMSMIGLNEVMPNSKFSIAAAHLLCNKDSKLLPLCTNFIFFMCGFSPNQLNLTMLPVYISQISAGCASRQLAHYAQLYNSGKFRNYDYGSIILNLYMYGSSIPPDYNLARVTAPVVMHFSENDWIVGLEDVDRLHAELGNPFGKFRVPTAEFSHADFIWAANATSILYERVLKVFKEN; encoded by the exons ATGCATGGTGTGTTTTGCTCGTCTGCTGTCTGGATACTAAATGGACCTGAAAAGTCTTTGG GTTACATTTTGGCTGAACAAGGTTTCGATGTATGGCTCGGAAATGCACGTGGAAATTTCTACTCCAGAAAACATACTACATTAAATCCTGACGAACCGAAATTTTGGAAGTTCAGCTGGCATGAAATAGGCTACTACGATCTGCCTGCAATGAtagattacattttaaaaaatactggattcagccaattacatttcgtggGGCATTCTCAGGGTAGTACGTCTTTCTTCGTAATGGGGTCTGAAAGACCAGAATACAATGACAAAATTATTTTGATGCAAGCCTTGGGTCCAGCAGCTTATATGTCACATCTCAAAAGTCCAATCGTTAAATATTATGCACCGTTTGCTTCTACTATAGAC ATAATCATGTCAATGATTGGTTTAAATGAAGTTATGCctaattcaaaattttcaatagcaGCAGCACATCTACTATGTAACAAAGATTCTAAACTACTACCATTATGcactaattttatattctttatgtgtGGATTCAGTCCTAATCAACTCAACCTT ACTATGCTACCAGTTTATATCAGTCAAATTTCAGCAGGATGTGCGAGCAGACAATTGGCTCACTACGCTCAATTATATAATAGTGGAAAATTTAGAAACTATGATTATGGTTCAATTATTTTGAACCTTTATATGTACGGCTCTAGTATTCCTCCAGATTATAATCTAGCACGAGTTACAGCTCCTGTAGTAATGCACTTTAGTGAAAACGATTGGATCGTGGGCTTGGAAGATGTTGATAGGTTGCATGCAGAACTTGGAAAtccatttggaaaatttagGGTACCTACAGCTGAATTCAGTCATGCAGACTTTATTTGGGCAGCTAATGCGACCAGTATTTTGTATGAACGTGTATTAAAGGTTTTTAAGGAgaattga
- the LOC143915069 gene encoding lipase 3-like isoform X1 — MFISLVIILCLLSTSVKSNEYFFSQIISDISQIPKSLIEDSILDSSRLIEKYGYPVETHETETEDGYVVTLHRIPQGKLDTNNKKERIPVLLMHGVFCSSAVWILNGPEKSLGYILAEQGFDVWLGNARGNFYSRKHTTLNPDEPKFWKFSWHEIGYYDLPAMIDYILKNTGFSQLHFVGHSQGSTSFFVMGSERPEYNDKIILMQALGPAAYMSHLKSPIVKYYAPFASTIDIIMSMIGLNEVMPNSKFSIAAAHLLCNKDSKLLPLCTNFIFFMCGFSPNQLNLTMLPVYISQISAGCASRQLAHYAQLYNSGKFRNYDYGSIILNLYMYGSSIPPDYNLARVTAPVVMHFSENDWIVGLEDVDRLHAELGNPFGKFRVPTAEFSHADFIWAANATSILYERVLKVFKEN; from the exons ATGTTTATTTCACTAGTAATAATTTTGTGCTTACTAAGTACATCTGTGAAATCAaatgagtattttttttcacaaataatTAGTGATATATCCCAAATACCTAAAAGTCTGATAGAAGACTCTATATTAGATTCG TCTAGACTGATAGAAAAATATGGCTATCCAGTAGAAACTCACGAAACTGAAACTGAAGATGGATATGTGGTTACATTACATAGAATACCTCAAGGAAAACTTGATACAAATAACAAAAAAGAACGAATTCCAGTGCTACTTATGCATGGTGTGTTTTGCTCGTCTGCTGTCTGGATACTAAATGGACCTGAAAAGTCTTTGG GTTACATTTTGGCTGAACAAGGTTTCGATGTATGGCTCGGAAATGCACGTGGAAATTTCTACTCCAGAAAACATACTACATTAAATCCTGACGAACCGAAATTTTGGAAGTTCAGCTGGCATGAAATAGGCTACTACGATCTGCCTGCAATGAtagattacattttaaaaaatactggattcagccaattacatttcgtggGGCATTCTCAGGGTAGTACGTCTTTCTTCGTAATGGGGTCTGAAAGACCAGAATACAATGACAAAATTATTTTGATGCAAGCCTTGGGTCCAGCAGCTTATATGTCACATCTCAAAAGTCCAATCGTTAAATATTATGCACCGTTTGCTTCTACTATAGAC ATAATCATGTCAATGATTGGTTTAAATGAAGTTATGCctaattcaaaattttcaatagcaGCAGCACATCTACTATGTAACAAAGATTCTAAACTACTACCATTATGcactaattttatattctttatgtgtGGATTCAGTCCTAATCAACTCAACCTT ACTATGCTACCAGTTTATATCAGTCAAATTTCAGCAGGATGTGCGAGCAGACAATTGGCTCACTACGCTCAATTATATAATAGTGGAAAATTTAGAAACTATGATTATGGTTCAATTATTTTGAACCTTTATATGTACGGCTCTAGTATTCCTCCAGATTATAATCTAGCACGAGTTACAGCTCCTGTAGTAATGCACTTTAGTGAAAACGATTGGATCGTGGGCTTGGAAGATGTTGATAGGTTGCATGCAGAACTTGGAAAtccatttggaaaatttagGGTACCTACAGCTGAATTCAGTCATGCAGACTTTATTTGGGCAGCTAATGCGACCAGTATTTTGTATGAACGTGTATTAAAGGTTTTTAAGGAgaattga
- the LOC143915396 gene encoding lipase 3-like, translated as MFKFRSLVLILCLLCTSVNPNGSPHMIEYFSTLTINEISRIPKSIIEDSILDSSRLIEKYGYPVETHETETEDGYLVTMHRIPRGKHDTNDEKKRIPVLIMHGLFCSSAVWILNGPEKSLGFILADQGFDVWLGNARGNFYSRKHTTLNPDEPKFWKFSWHEIGYYDLPAMIDYILKNTGFSQLHFVGHSQGSTSFFVMGSERPEYNDKIILMQALGPAAYMSHLKSPIFKYLAPFVFTIDTIMSLIGFNEFMPSSELSTVAAHLFCHKDSKFLPLCTNLIFLLCGFNPGQLNVTMLPVYISHIPAGCASRQLAHYAQLYNSGKFRNYDYGSILLNLYMYGSSSPTDYNLTQITAPVAIFFSDNDGMVGLEDVDRLHAELGNPIKKYRLSMTEFSHIDYIWAVDATSILYEHIVKNLKEN; from the exons ATGTTCAAGTTTAGATCGCTGGTATTAATTCTGTGTTTACTATGCACATCGGTGAATCCAAATGGTTCTCCACATATGATTGAGTATTTTTCTACATTGACAATCAATGAAATATCCCGAATTCCTAAAAGTATAATTGAAGACTCTATACTGGATTCG TCTAGACTGATAGAAAAATATGGCTATCCAGTAGAAACCCACGAAACTGAAACTGAAGATGGATATTTGGTTACAATGCATAGGATACCCCGAGGAAAACATGATacaaatgatgaaaaaaaacgTATACCAGTACTAATTATGCATGGATTGTTTTGCTCGTCTGCTGTCTGGATACTAAATGGACCTGAAAAGTCTTTGG GTTTTATTTTGGCTGATCAGGGTTTCGATGTATGGCTCGGAAATGCGCGTGGAAATTTCTACTCCAGAAAACATACTACATTAAATCCTGACGAACCGAAATTTTGGAAGTTCAGCTGGCATGAAATAGGCTACTACGATCTGCCAGCAATGAtagattacattttaaaaaatactggtttCAGCCAATTACATTTTGTGGGGCATTCTCAGGGTAGTACGTCTTTCTTCGTAATGGGATCTGAAAGACCAGAATACAACGACAAAATTATATTGATGCAAGCATTAGGTCCAGCAGCTTATATGTCACATCTCAAAAGTCCAATCTTCAAATATTTGGCACCATTTGTTTTCACTATAGAC ACAATCATGTCTCTGATTGGCTTTAACGAATTTATGCCTAGTTCAGAATTATCAACAGTAGCAGCACATCTATTTTGTCACAAAGATTCGAAATTCTTACCACTGTGCACTAATTTAATATTCCTACTGTGTGGATTCAATCCTGGTCAACTTAacgtt actatgcTTCCAGTTTATATAAGTCACATTCCAGCTGGATGTGCGAGCAGACAATTGGCTCACTACGCTCAGTTATATAATAGTGGAAAATTTAGAAACTATGATTATGGTTCAATTCTTTTGAACCTATATATGTACGGCTCCAGTAGTCCTACAGATTACAATCTGACACAAATAACCGCTCCCGTAGCAATATTCTTTAGCGATAACGATGGGATGGTTGGTTTGGAAGATGTTGATAGGTTGCATGCAGAACTTGGAAatccaattaaaaaatatagattaTCCATGACTGAATTTAGTCACATAGACTATATTTGGGCAGTCGATGCAACCAGCattttatatgaacatatagTAAAGAATTTGAAagagaattga
- the LOC143915843 gene encoding lipase 3-like, with the protein MLNNMLKLLVCLGAIALVRVSGSPHGAEYLASLSPEQLKAIPREVLEDAILDVPQLITKYGYPVESHEVETDDGYLVTMHRIPGQKVNKEGRGAGVPVFLMHGLLSSSADWIINGPGKALGYLLADQGYDVWMGNARGNYYSRKHVTIDPDDGGKFWKFSWHEIGYYDLPACIDYILIETGNKKLHYMGHSQGTAVFFVMASTKPKYNDKIILMQAMAPVSYVSNLRSPFIKFVAPFSPTLEVVGPLLGMYEFTISNTQTEFLTKYVCNEASILLSACTGFISLLGGANPDQLNTTMLPVYISHTPAGASSRQQYHFSQNYLSGTFRQYDHGTAINIIDYGSPLPPSYKLEKITAPVALHFGENDLLAVEEDVDHLFSELGNPIGKFKVPLEKFNHLDFIWAIDGKTLLYDFIQELMTRYE; encoded by the exons ATGCTGAACAACATGCTGAAATTACTCGTGTGTCTAGGAGCAATAGCTCTTGTTAGAGTATCTGGATCTCCCCATGGAGCAGAATACTTGGCATCTCTATCTCCGGAGCAATTGAAAGCTATTCCAAGAGAAGTTCTTGAAGATGCCATCTTAGATGTG CCACAACTAATTACAAAATATGGATATCCAGTAGAATCCCATGAAGTTGAAACTGATGATGGATATCTCGTCACCATGCACCGAATTCCTGGCCAGAAAGTCAACAAAGAAGGACGTGGAGCTGGAGTTCCCGTGTTTTTGATGCACGGACTTTTGAGTTCTTCTGCAGACTGGATCATTAATGGACCAGGAAAAGCCTTAG GCTACCTTTTGGCTGATCAGGGGTACGACGTATGGATGGGCAACGCTCGAGGAAATTATTATTCCCGAAAACATGTCACAATTGACCCAGATGATGGTGGTAAATTCTGGAAATTCAGCTGGCATGAAATTGGTTATTATGATCTTCCTGCATGCATTGATTACATTTTGATCGAGACGGGTAATAAGAAATTGCATTATATGGGACATTCCCAGGGAACTGCTGTATTTTTTGTTATGGCTTCTACAAAACCCAAATACAACGACAAGATCATATTGATGCAAGCTATGGCTCCGGTATCCTACGTATCGAACCTCAGAAGTCCCTTCATCAAATTCGTAGCTCCATTCTCCCCCACTTTGGAA gttGTTGGTCCATTACTTGGTATGTATGAATTTACGATCAGTAATACACAGACAGAATTTTTAACCAAGTACGTATGCAATGAAGCTTCAATATTATTGTCAGCTTGCACAGGCTTCATATCCTTATTGGGTGGAGCCAATCCCGATCAACTAAATACG acAATGCTGCCGGTTTACATAAGTCACACACCAGCAGGAGCTTCAAGCAGACAGCAATATCATTTCTCTCAGAATTACTTGTCTGGAACGTTCAGACAGTATGATCATGGAACAGCAATTAATATAATCGACTATGGTTCACCACTCCCACCGAGTTACAAATTAGAAAAGATAACGGCCCCGGTAGCCCTTCACTTTGGTGAAAATGATCTGCTTGCTGTCGAAGAGGATGTCGACCATCTATTTTCAGAGTTGGGTAACCCCATCGGCAAGTTCAAAGTACCTTTGGAAAAATTCAACCATTTAGACTTCATTTGGGCTATAGATGGAAAAACTCTCCTGTACGATTTTATCCAAGAGCTCATGACAAGATACGAATAA